From Methanobacteriaceae archaeon, a single genomic window includes:
- a CDS encoding tocopherol cyclase family protein, protein MNKSDLKRNYYMLKGPLAKKGYDWWWHSLTAYDKETGEERPFFIEYFVCNPALAEEEPTLGQLPENQKAGKKPSYCMIKAGTWGKNPKQIHNFYSMKYFNCPDDELNVQVGDCSLTETHMKGFARVSEEDAKNHPEYMSDAGDMMWDLDIDKQITFNVGYGANSLFRKLNSFEMFWHAEGIKTQYSGTIWLDGREYEVIPEKSYGYADKNWGGDFTSPWLWISSCNLTSLITGKKLNNSAFEAGGGKPKAFGISIPRKLLIGFYYEGKMYEYNFARFWNLVKIDFDFEEGDEVHTWRINASNKNSKMELVLYCKRDEMMLFNYEAPNGKKLHNRLWNGGNGWGEIKLYKKDGTLIDHVKMENAGCEYGEYDK, encoded by the coding sequence ATGAATAAAAGTGATTTGAAAAGAAATTATTATATGCTCAAGGGACCACTTGCCAAAAAAGGTTATGACTGGTGGTGGCATTCTTTAACTGCATATGATAAAGAAACAGGTGAAGAAAGACCATTTTTTATTGAATACTTTGTATGTAACCCTGCATTGGCTGAAGAAGAACCTACTCTTGGCCAATTGCCTGAAAACCAAAAAGCTGGTAAAAAACCATCTTACTGTATGATTAAAGCAGGTACATGGGGTAAAAATCCTAAACAGATTCATAATTTTTATTCAATGAAATATTTCAACTGCCCTGATGATGAATTAAATGTTCAAGTTGGGGATTGTAGTCTTACAGAAACTCATATGAAAGGGTTTGCAAGAGTTAGCGAAGAAGATGCTAAAAATCACCCTGAATATATGAGTGATGCTGGAGATATGATGTGGGATTTAGACATCGATAAACAAATTACTTTTAATGTAGGTTATGGTGCAAATAGCCTATTTAGAAAATTAAACTCTTTTGAAATGTTCTGGCATGCTGAAGGAATTAAAACACAATATAGTGGAACTATCTGGCTTGACGGCAGAGAATATGAAGTAATTCCTGAAAAATCCTATGGTTATGCAGATAAAAACTGGGGTGGAGACTTTACTTCACCATGGCTTTGGATTTCATCATGTAACTTAACAAGTCTTATTACTGGTAAAAAACTTAACAATTCCGCATTTGAAGCAGGTGGAGGAAAACCAAAAGCATTTGGAATATCTATTCCTCGTAAATTGTTAATTGGATTTTACTATGAAGGTAAAATGTATGAATACAACTTTGCAAGATTCTGGAACCTTGTAAAAATCGATTTTGATTTTGAAGAAGGTGATGAAGTACATACATGGAGAATCAATGCAAGTAATAAAAACTCCAAAATGGAACTCGTACTTTACTGTAAACGTGATGAAATGATGTTATTCAATTATGAGGCTCCTAATGGTAAAAAATTACACAACCGTTTATGGAATGGTGGAAACGGTTGGGGTGAAATCAAATTATATAAAAAAGATGGAACTCTCATTGATCATGTTAAAATGGAAAATGCTGGCTGTGAATACGGAGAGTATGATAAATGA